The region TGGCTGGACGTGTCTAATCCTCCGTGCGGCTAGCATACATTCTCCCCCCTAGCCTCCCTGAGTCAACTTGCTAAATCatcatttcatctctgctaccccagacccaactGGGGAGTGAAATCCCTCTGCTTCCAAGTCCTGGGGAACTCCCCCAGGTTCCTTGCCCTTGCAATCTAAAAGTCCCGCCTCTTTCCTGCCCAGCCCTTGagcaactttatttcccaatcacAGCCAACTAGTGACAGGCTCCCTTTAGCGGAGCAGATTCCCATGTGATTCTGGGAGCCAAATTAAGACAAccttagaaccaatccccaagaAAGCAAACATTCTAACTACGGTACTGTCACTACCCTGGTTTTAAGTCTAAATTTTAAGAACTTAGCGTGGTAGTGCTGAAACTGAGCAAGGGAAGGAGGATGTGCTCAGGGTCATCTCAGATAGACCACATTGTATGTCACAAAACGAGAGCAGGGTAGTAacgtctttctttttttaattaaaaaaaaaaaaaNNNNNNNNNNNNNNNNNNNNNNNNNNNNNNNNNNNNNNNNNNNNNNNNNNNNNNNNNNNNNNNNNgaggccagcctggtctacaaagtgagttccaggacagccagggctacacagagaaagcctgtctcgaaaagccaaataaataaattaattaaataaattaaataatttcattttgttggagacagggtctcatatagctcaaGCTAGCCTCTGACATTGTCACTGAGGAGTCTGAACTCCTGATGTCCTTGCCCAGACTGGTAGGTGTGTCACACTGGCTCAGCCCTCTATAGTTCTTACCCTTTTCATAAATGAGAGTAACAGTGATTTCAGGTGTGTATCTCTGGAGGCATCTGTTTAGAGAATGACACCTTCTGGTGTGATTACATCCCTTTTTCCATGAGAGTGAACACGGAGGTGGTGACTTGTTTTTCAGACCCTTTTAACATCAACAACCACGTTGGCTCCTTTTACTGGTCTGGAAATTAGGTCCTTTCTGTCCATAACAGTCAGCCTGTACACTTTTAGTCTAATAAGTACCTTCTTCCAGGGCCTCTTCCAGGCTCCCACCTgcatctctgcagcctccttAGCTGTGAGCCAACCGCACCCCACAGTCCCTTTGCAGTGGGACTGTTGTGCCACAGGGAACAGCATTCGCAGATTCCTTCTCCAACAAACCACTCAGACTCCATGCTGCAGTCACTGCTGACGTAGCTTACAGCcaatgcctcagtttctcagagGGGTCTTCCCCAATGGTTTTTTATAAAGCTGCAACTTCCACCCACAACATGCatcctccctctcacctctccaTCTGTTTTCCTTTCAGTACTTGGCATGATGGTGCTTGTTTGGGTCATAGGTTCTTTCATGtccacacaaataaatgaatgactgCTAGAACTATCTAGGTCCCAGCACTGGGACCTAGAACCTTTTCTTTTGCCCCTGGAGCCTCTCTCCTGTTCCCTGTTCCCGACAAGACCACAAACCTCCGAGAGCAGAACACCCCACCTCCACAGAGCTATTGACCACATCCCAGAAGCCACCGCACCTCTCACCCAAAAAGAACCCCCAATACTTTACCTTCCATCCAGCCCCTCAAACCTGCCTCCCCATCCTCAAGTCCTCTTTAGGCTCAGTACGGAGCTGCTAAAAGAATACACTAGCTAGCATCTGCCCGTGAGTTCTGCCAGCCAAATGAGCAACTCCCCGGGCTCAATAGCCCCTGCATCTTGGGAAGCAAAATTAAGTCAAACCTAAGATAGCCCACATCTGTATGCCAGGGGTCTATGTCAGTTTTAAGGGGTTCCAGGCCCCTTCTACATGTCTGTAAAGGGTGATAGACTACACTTAGTGGTACATACTGGTCTGGAGAATCTCAGGAGGCTTTAATACTgttaaacacatgcacatatgttcTTCCACATAGATTGAGgtaggagaatgaaaatactTAATGGGCATCACATGGCCTAGACCACAGGTCCATAAGGCACTTGGTATAAAGGTGGCCTGAGCATCAGGACACTGGAGGGACATATCTGGCCTCACTGTTTAGGAGTCTACCCAGGATCTGTCCAGGTGGGCAGGGAAAGAAGCTAGGGTGGCAACCAGTTCAGAAGCCAGGATGATGTTCCGAGAACATAAAGTGCTTTTAGCATTTGTTGGTTGAAGTGAATGGATGGGATGGGGTAGGGAAGAGTTCTCCCAGAATCTTGTGTCATCTAGAGCGGGCTAGGGAACCAGGAGCCAGGACGCCACCAATCACCTGAGAGGTGAGAACAACAAACAaccaagtgtttgctgacagcaGTTCCATCGgctgcagaagaaaaaaatggcttgCACATGACTGGCCCGCCTTGTCCCTTGCAAGGCCCCACTCGCATTATCTTCCTCACTGGCTGAAtcagaccctgcctcagaggaCTCCATTCAGCTGCACCTCCTCTGTCAGGACAGCCCGAGCTTTGGCCTTGGTGAAGAAGTTCTCTGCTAACAGGGTGGCACGCCTGTTATAAATCAGCTTAGGAGGACGATGGGGAGGCAGGAGTCCTAGGGTCCCATCCACGAGGTCAGGTTCCCAGCTGCAGCTAGGGTGCAGCCAGAGGTAGTAGATCACACGCAAAGCCAGTCCCAGGAAGAAGCAGGCTCCTCCTATTGTCACCCACATCAGCAATGAGATCCCACTGGGCAGCCAGGTGCCGTGTGTCACCCAGGAGGTGGTGACCAGCAGAACACTGTCACTGAGGATGAAGATCAGGTGGATGACGGCCCGGCCTCGAGTGCGGCCCCCAGACACGTTGAACCAGGAGAAATAGAGGATGAGGGCCATTGTCACCCGGTATAGCCACTCACCTTTGGAGCCAGGCATAAAATTTGTGCCTTGAAGCCAGATCCAGAACAACAGTACCAGCCATAGACTGAAGAAATGCAGGGCCACATAGTAGGGGAAGACAGCTGAGAACAAGGCGATGGCACAGATTCTGggccccagcagcagcaggttcCACAGGAAGTAGACAGCAGAGGAACTCCGGCCCAGGCGTGGCTTGGAGGGAAGACAGGTACGCAACGACCGATGGTAGTCCAGCAGTGCCCACGAGATGCCAAGAAAGGATGAGCTGATGCCAAACCCTACCAAGAGCAAGAAGAGAAAAGTCAGCCTGGGTGCAGCCTGCCTGTCAACCCCCAGACTCACAGGAACCCTCACAGAAACCCAGACGCAGGTCTTAAAAGCCccaacttgggctggtgagatggctcagtgggtaagagcacccgactgctctgccgaaggtccagagttcaaatcccagcaaccacatggtggctcgcaaccatccgcaacgagatctggcgccctcttctggagtgtctgaagactgctacagtgtacttacatataataaataaataaatcttaaaaaaNNNNNNNNNNNNNNNNNNNNNNNNNNNNNNNNNNNNNNNNNNNNNNNNNNNNNNNNNNNNNNNNNNNNNNNNNNNNNNNNNNNNNNNNNNNNNNNNNNNNNNNNNNNNNNNNNNNNNNNNNNNNNNNNNNNNNNNNNNNNNNNNNNNNNNNNNNNNNNNNNNNNNNNNNNNNNNNNNNNNNNNNNNNNNNNNNNNNNNNNNNNNNNNNNNNNNNNNNNNNNNNNNNNNNNNNNNNNNNNNNNNNNNNNNNNNNNNNNNNNNNNNNNNNNNNNNNNNNNNNNNNNNNNNNNNNNNNNNNNNNNNNNNNNNNNNNNNNNNNNNNNNNNNNNNNNNNNNNNNNNNNNNNNNNNNNNNNNNNNNNNNNNNNNNNNNNNNNNNNNNNNNNNNNNNNNNNNNNNNNNNNNNNNNNNNNNNNNNNNNNNNNNNNNNNNNNNNNNNNNNNNNNNNNNNNNNNNNNNNNNNNNNNNNNNNNNNNNNNNNNNNNNNNNNNNNNNNNNNNNNNNNNNNNNNNNNNNNNNNNNNNNNNNNNNNNNNNNNNNNNNNNNNNNNNNNNNNNNNNNNNNNNNNNNNNNNNNNNNNNNNNNNNNNNNNNNNNNNNNNNNNNNNNNNNNNNNNNNNNNNNNNNNNNNNNNNNNNNNNNNNNNNNNNNNNNNNNNNNNNNNNNNNNNNNNNNNNNNNNNNNNNNNNNNNNNNNNNNNNNNNNNNNNNNNNNNNNNNNNNNNNNNNNNNNNNNNNNNNNNNNNNNNNNNNNNNNNNNNNNNNNNNNNNNNNNNNNNNNNNNNNNNNNNNNNNNNNNNNNNNNNNNNNNNNNNNNNNNNNNNNNNNNNNNNNNNNNNNNNNNNNNNNNNNNNNNNNNNNNNNNNNNNNNNNNNNNNNNNNNNNNNNNNNNNNNNNNNNNNNNNNNNNNNNNNNNNNNNNNNNNNNNNNNNNNNNNNNNNNNNNNNNNNNNNNNNNNNNNNNNNNNNNNNNNNNNNNNNNNNNNNNNNNNNNNNNNNNNNNNNNNNNNNNNNNNNNNtgcctctgcctctgcctctgcctctgcctctgcctctgcctctgcctctgcctctgcctctgcctctgcctctgcctctgcctctgcctctgcctcccaagtgttgagattcaAGGCCTGCACCATGATGGCCTGACCTTTATTCTACCCTCGAGCTCCTGGAGGGTAGAAAACTTATTCTGCTTATTTGGATTCTCCAGGTGGCCCAAAGCGTGGTGCATAAACGTCTGCTCaatcaaaagcagagaaaagcctGTCTCCTCAACCGTGTAGACCGTCTCAACCTGACTCTGATCTCAAGCAAATGTCGTACCTAGCAAGTGCTGAAAAAGGGCAGCCACCTTTCTGCACACCTCCCTCTTATGTGACATGAGGGGTTCTCCCAAGTCCCATGGCAAGTGATGACAAGACAGGTTCCTTGGAGAGCCACTGCAGAATGAGGAATGAAGTGATGGGCAACAGAAAGGGGTGGCCTGGGCTCTCAATAAGGTGTGAGGCAGACCGTTGCTTAGGCTCAGGCTGGGTCCGTGGCCTTGAGGAAGTCTCTCCCAAGGCTTCTCACTGTCAAGATTCCTCTGAGGGTTTATGGGGCACTGCCAACCTGCCTCTTCTGGTCAATTGGTACACCTAGTGTAACTATTTGTTTTAAGGCTACTGGCTGGGTGGAGGATCTGTAGATCTTGTTCACAGCTGTGTCCCCAGCAGAgtgacaaagaagaaatgagtATATGAAGGCACTCTGTGGGGATCAAATGAAGTCTTGAGCAGATGTGTATTACTGACATGTGCACAACCATGTCAAGGACCCCACTGCCTCAGTCCCATGGGGATGACAGAGGCCCCTGGTCtaagcatagatgtttagaaacAGCTGTCCTaacgggcatggtggcgcacgcgtttaatcccagcacttgggaggcagagacaggtggatttctgagttcaaggccagcctgggctacagagtgagttccaggacagccagggctatacaaagaaaccctgtctcaaaaaataaaaaagaaagaaagagagaaagaaagaaagaaagaaagaaagaaagaaagaaagaaagaaaagaaaaaagaaaattcttcctcaataaatagaataaaataagaaatggaaaGCAATTGAGAAATACACCTGACACTGACCTCTGGTTTCTGCATGTACCTGAAAATGCACACaaacttatacatatacacatgcacacaagaccCTGGACTTTATATACATGCAATTCCCCACATTTCATCTTCCCTTAACTCCAAAGGATAGACACATTTATTCCGCCCACTGCTCGGATGAGAACCAATGGATGATGGTTTGAGTCACTGTTCCAAGCCCATGCAGCTTGAATCCAGACCAGCTGCCTAACACTCAGgcgccctcttttttttttttcctaagagtgAGAACACctgaaaaggagagaagggtCAGCAAAAGTGACAgccccagccgggcgtggtggcgcacgcctttaatcccagcactcgggaggcagaggcaggcggatttctgagttcgaggccagcctggtctacaaagtgagttccaggacagccagggctacacagagaaaccctgtctcgaaaaaacNaaaaaaaaaaaaaaaaaaaaagtgacagccCTGGGCCCAGCACTCACACTGGTAGTATTCCGCCTGGCCATTCTGCAACACAATCGCCAGCACCAGCGTGAGCTGTGGCGTCGCCTCCAGGAAGCTCTCGAAAAGCTTCAGCATGCTGATGTCCAGGGAGAGAAAGTCTGCGTAGGCCAGGTCACACTCGGATGGCACCTCCTGGTAGCACATGGACAGCCCTTGATGCATTCCATGCAGACACCTAGGCAGAAGACACAGGTGCCCAGGGGGGCCAGGTCAACCTTCTGTGACGTCGTCCATCTCCTACCGCTGAGTGCACAGAGGCAGACTTCAATCCTAGCTTGTCACTTAAAAGCTACGGAACCTGGAGCAAGCCACCTAACTAACCTCATGGAACTTGCTTCCTCGTCCGTAAAGTGGGGGAAACTCAGCTTCTACTCTTGCTGGTCAGGTATGATCCCAGGCGCATCACAACCCTGTCCTACCTACACACAAGAGCCCCATTTCAGAGATGGAAGATGGAATTAAGAAGTAAACAGGAGGGGCCTGAGAGAGGGCTTAGCTGTTAATCGCATCCACTGCTCTTGTGGAAGAccagagtttggctcccagcaccacctgtaactccaagggATCGACACCTTCTTCTCTTGGGGCCTGCCTGTAATAACTCCTTCGCAGTCATCTGAGCTGTACTCAAGATGATACAATTGTTCAGGCAAAATGCAAGCATTCAAGAGGTCCCTCCCCGCAAGCTGAAGACTATATACAGCTTTCCCAAGATCTGAGACTTCCACAAGATTCTGGATCCGGCCACCCTAGCCCAGCCCCGCCCACACCATGAAGCCCTGCCTTCATCATAAGATTCTGAGCCCTTGGTTGATTTCGCTTTCTCCCATCTAACAACCCAAGGGACTAGTCAcagtttggggagggggaggggggagcgggGAAGAAAAAGTTCTCAGGCCAGCACTTGCGCCAGGGACTGTCTGTCTCACTGTCCTCACTTTAGACTGACCCTGGGTTCTTCCCATTTGAGAAAAGCACACACCATCCACACACATTTTCCAAGAACCAGTCTGTGTCTAGTCCTGGCTGACTCCGGGGACACGGATAAGTCAAGCAGGACCCTCTTCAGTCCTTGACGGGGAAGCAAATGTTCGcagaagacagaaatgaacaAGAAAGGTGAGGCGCATCTCTGATgttcccttcctctgttcctggCCCTGTGTTTTCACCTCCGCCCAGGGAAAGAAGACTGAACTGGCTCTGAAGGCTGTCAACCCACTTTTCTCAAAGGGCCGGGCACTCACCTATACAGGTAGCCGAGCTGCAGCAGGTGCAGCAGAGCCAGAAAAGGACGCGAGAGCTGCGAATGGTGCAGCTCGGTGGGGTCAGCTGTCAGCCAGAGCCAGCTGAAGAGCTGCAGCAGCACCGAAGCTTGGCCCAGCAGGACCAGTACCAGCGCGGCCCACAGGTAACGGCCAAGGAGCACGTACTGGACAACGGCCCACAGGTCAGCGATCAGATCCAGCAGGAAAGACAAGATACTCACCAGGCCTACGACCACGTCTAAGGCCACATGGTGGTGCACGGACAGAGGCATGATCCTCTCCAAGCAACCACACAACCACGGACCTGCCCTCCCGCCCCGCTAGTCCGGCAGGAAGGGGGCGGGGCAGTCGTCCGGGAGGCTGGGCTGCTGGGCGGAACTTCCCCATCTCGCCCCGTCCGGGGTGGAGCGAGCCCGCGGCCCCGCCCCCACACTGGCCCCACAGCCCAGACCCCGCCCCCAGCCCGCCCTGTGCAGAGCCCGGCCTCTACTGGTTTGgattctgctttttgttttggtttggttttgttttttgggtttttttgttttttttgtttttgtttttgtttttcgagacaaggtttctctgtgtagccctggcctggaaactcactctgtagaccaggctggcctcgaacccagaaatccgcctgcttctgcctcccaagtgctgggattccaccatgcccggcttggatTCTGCTTTTGAGGCTCAAGGAAACAAGAGTGGCTATTAAGAAAGACTAGAGCCTTAGAGTACCGGCCGCAGCTGTGATCCCTCACGGTAGCACTGTTGTGAAACCAAATCAGaaaagtcttttatttaaaagtactAAGGGATTGCACACCACGTGCATTCCCAGTTCAGACCATGAGCAGGGACTACATGGAGAGCACAGAATCTCCAGGGCCCATCTTCCCGCCGGCTCACTTCACTGTGGTGATCAAGTTCATGGTGGTTTGAGATGTTTGTATTAAAGCGAATAACACACCAAAGACATGTACCACAAACAAGTTTTGTGGCTAAAACGTGAAACTTGGAAGAAATGTGCTTCTTCGCGCCCTCTCTGGTGAATCCAAGTGTCCCATCCCACTTTACTCTCCGCAGACGCGGGAGACTGATGGCAAAAGTTCGTCTCTCCATCGGGTAACGTTGCCCAATTTTGCCGGGAGAAAGATGAACCAAGTCAGTGCATGGGCTGGCAGTGCCTACAGTCAAAGCACCTCCAATACgtgcaggcttggcagcagagtCAGTATGAGCAGGAAACCAGGGACCAGCTTGGCACCAAGACCATGCAAGCAGGTAGCGTAAGTGTTGAAAGCCACGTGTTGTATAGCACAAACGTGCTCGATGCGGCAGCTGTCCTCACAGGTCAAATGGTTGTAGCTGACCGAGTTATAGACGTAATAACGTTGCAGGATGTGGGGCTCACTGGCAATGCGGGTCAGCGCCGTGTGCATGGAGCTGATGCTGGCATCCGGCACCTGGTAGGCCTCCGTCAGGCGGTACTCCTGCTCCCACCGTGGGGTTCCTTGTACATTC is a window of Mus caroli chromosome 4, CAROLI_EIJ_v1.1, whole genome shotgun sequence DNA encoding:
- the Xkr8 gene encoding XK-related protein 8; the protein is MPLSVHHHVALDVVVGLVSILSFLLDLIADLWAVVQYVLLGRYLWAALVLVLLGQASVLLQLFSWLWLTADPTELHHSQLSRPFLALLHLLQLGYLYRCLHGMHQGLSMCYQEVPSECDLAYADFLSLDISMLKLFESFLEATPQLTLVLAIVLQNGQAEYYQWFGISSSFLGISWALLDYHRSLRTCLPSKPRLGRSSSAVYFLWNLLLLGPRICAIALFSAVFPYYVALHFFSLWLVLLFWIWLQGTNFMPGSKGEWLYRVTMALILYFSWFNVSGGRTRGRAVIHLIFILSDSVLLVTTSWVTHGTWLPSGISLLMWVTIGGACFFLGLALRVIYYLWLHPSCSWEPDLVDGTLGLLPPHRPPKLIYNRRATLLAENFFTKAKARAVLTEEVQLNGVL